One window of Halopseudomonas maritima genomic DNA carries:
- a CDS encoding PDR/VanB family oxidoreductase, with protein sequence MFSVQFNPLRIAACEMLTSDVMRLRLQHPTGESLPPFEAGAHLQIQINEQHCRAYSLCSNPADLSHYEIAVKCETSGRGGSQALHALARIGVELPTSAPNNLFALAPKAAHHLLVGGGVGLTPLMAMAHQLAAQGLPFSFVVAVSSTGSSPFIEQLAASGWPVELVRNPRETLDMNALLAGLPAQTHVYCCGPQGLMARVREQCAGLPAEQWHEEAFVGSETSVQAGFQLHLSDSGLDIDVPAGGSMLAALRQAGVAPETNCEQGICGSCVVAWSDGEPLHGDQCLDDEDRSEYIAVCCGSCRSPRMTLAL encoded by the coding sequence ATGTTTTCAGTCCAGTTCAACCCGCTGCGCATTGCCGCCTGCGAGATGCTCACCTCGGATGTCATGCGTCTGCGTCTGCAGCACCCGACGGGAGAGTCACTGCCGCCGTTCGAGGCCGGTGCGCACCTGCAGATTCAGATCAACGAGCAGCATTGCCGTGCTTACTCGCTGTGCAGTAACCCCGCTGATTTGAGCCATTACGAGATCGCCGTGAAATGCGAGACGTCGGGGCGCGGTGGCTCGCAGGCGCTGCACGCGCTGGCGCGCATTGGTGTCGAGTTGCCGACCAGTGCGCCCAACAACCTGTTTGCGCTGGCGCCGAAGGCTGCGCACCACCTGCTGGTGGGTGGCGGCGTGGGGCTGACCCCGCTGATGGCCATGGCGCACCAACTGGCGGCGCAGGGGTTGCCGTTCAGCTTCGTGGTGGCGGTATCCAGCACGGGCAGCTCACCCTTTATCGAGCAGTTGGCTGCTTCTGGTTGGCCGGTCGAGCTGGTGCGCAACCCCCGCGAGACATTGGACATGAATGCTCTGCTGGCGGGGCTACCGGCTCAGACCCACGTCTACTGCTGCGGCCCCCAAGGGCTGATGGCACGGGTACGCGAACAGTGCGCTGGCCTACCTGCCGAGCAGTGGCACGAAGAGGCCTTTGTCGGCAGTGAGACCAGCGTGCAAGCCGGCTTTCAGCTGCACTTGAGCGACAGCGGGCTGGACATCGACGTGCCGGCCGGCGGCTCCATGCTCGCGGCATTGCGCCAGGCTGGCGTTGCGCCGGAGACCAACTGTGAGCAGGGCATTTGTGGCAGCTGCGTGGTGGCCTGGAGCGACGGCGAGCCGCTGCACGGCGACCAGTGCCTGGATGACGAGGACCGCAGCGAATACATCGCAGTCTGCTGCGGCAGTTGCCGCTCGCCGCGTATGACGCTGGCGCTTTGA
- a CDS encoding TetR family transcriptional regulator C-terminal domain-containing protein, whose translation MRTERSKQSRQEIMRKILDAAIAEFSQHGFQGASTQAIAERAQLKKSQLHYYIEDKEALYSQVLSMVLESWRNFFVFGAEPELTPREALSEFVRVKLNYALENPELSRIFTMEVLSGGARLENYWPGAMEATHAKVAKINSWVSDGALRPLDGRLLIMHIWALTQYYSDYTLQAEMLLESPLTAPQTRQKIEQELVQFVLSGAGLST comes from the coding sequence ATGCGAACGGAGCGCTCCAAGCAGAGCCGCCAGGAAATCATGCGCAAGATTCTGGATGCGGCGATTGCCGAGTTCAGTCAGCACGGATTTCAGGGGGCATCGACCCAGGCGATCGCTGAACGTGCGCAGCTCAAGAAGTCGCAACTGCACTACTACATCGAAGACAAGGAAGCGCTCTACTCGCAGGTGCTGAGCATGGTGCTGGAGAGCTGGCGCAACTTCTTCGTGTTTGGCGCCGAGCCGGAGCTGACGCCGCGCGAGGCGTTGAGCGAGTTTGTGCGGGTCAAGCTGAACTACGCGCTGGAAAACCCGGAGCTTTCGCGGATCTTCACCATGGAAGTGCTGAGCGGCGGGGCGCGGCTGGAGAACTACTGGCCGGGCGCCATGGAGGCAACGCATGCCAAGGTTGCGAAGATCAACAGCTGGGTATCCGACGGCGCGCTGCGCCCGCTCGACGGCCGCCTGCTGATCATGCATATCTGGGCGTTGACCCAGTATTACTCCGACTACACCCTGCAGGCAGAGATGCTACTGGAGTCGCCGCTGACGGCGCCGCAAACCCGCCAGAAAATCGAGCAGGAGCTTGTACAGTTTGTGCTCTCCGGTGCCGGTCTGAGCACCTGA